In Haloarcula marismortui ATCC 43049, the sequence GAAAAAGTTGAAGTGGCGATGGAAAGATGAGACTGAGAATCGGTCGTTGCCCCAATCGTGGGCCGACAACGGGCGCACAGAATCTCCCAAGGAGAACGAAGTGCAACTGTATGCAATACAGTGCCGAGCTGGGCTCTTACTTGAGTGGCTAGTGAATACACGAACAGGGAAACTGCTCAAGGGCCCGCTGAGCGAGAAGCCGGGAATTCGTGTTCTGTACGTTACCGCCGACGGTGAGTATGCAGTCCTGAAAGAGTCCGAAGCCCGCGAAATTGACGATAGTTGGAAGCCACCCAAGCAGTTCGTCAGTATCATCGCGAAGGACATAGAGGGGGCTGATCCTGTTCCAGACTCCAGTCAGGATTACTACCGGCGCTCGGTCGAAGACCTGTACGACCCGTCATAGCCGTTATAACGGTTCGTTGCTCATGGCAGCGATTGAAATGACCGCTTAGTAAGTATATTTAATATATGATATATTGTCTTTGATTAATTACTGTGACTACTTGAATGAAAAGCCATTCTGCAGACTTCAACGTATTATTTGGTAATACCCTAATACCTCTAGAAAATGTAAGGAAGGTGTTAAGCTTCTGAACAAGGTCTGTTTCCAGCTTAGCTTAGCGAAAATTTCTGCAGGAGAATCTAAGACTGCCGGTACTCAATAGAGAACAAGACACCTAAATGGTATTTTCTATCGGATGGATAGATGCGATGATATTATTATCGTAGGGTAGTGAGAGTAATAATACTAATAAAAAGCCAACGACTGATATGAAACTTCGTACCCAAATTAGTATTCTCTTAATAGTTTTTGCTGTCCTCCTGTCTGGGATCGTCTTTGCAGGGTTTCAGTTGAACAAAGAGTCAGTTACTGGTCGACAACTGGATGAGACAACCCAGCATAGCGAGAGGATTGCAGCAGGACTTGATACCAGGTTGAAGGGACTAAAGCGAACTGTTCGTCTCCAGGCGACAAATCCAGCTATCGCTGCACACGGTACCCCACAACAGCACTATGCGCTGAAAACGATGGTGAACGAGACTATGTTCAATGGGGTTTCAGTTATCCATCGAAACGGAACAATGACCGGGATAGCAGCGGGGCTTGATCCGGAGACACGGTCTGAGCTAATCGGCTCCGATTTTAGTGACCGGCACTACTTTCAGCGAGCTCGTAATGGCGAAACCTATATTAGTGCACCTGTAGTCGCCGATTCTGGTAATTATATTGTTACGATAAGTACACCGATCTATCGAGATGGGGCCGTTGTTGGGACACTCAATGCTGCACTTCACCTCCAGGATAGTTCGATTTTTAGAATGGCTTCAAAAACCGCTAACCGCGATAGCAGTGTTTTCATTCGAACACAGTCAGGAAATCAGATCTATAACCGGTCAGCCCATCTTAGCTCAGATCCGGTCACAGCGAATGCTACTGTCAACGAGACTGGTTGGATTGTTCAGGTACAAACAAGCCGAAACGTTCTCGCCGGAGACCTCCGGACGGTTACTATTTATCAGCTTGGTGGGATTGGGCTAGTTCTGGCTCTCATCAGTGGGTTCGGATCTATTTTGTATACACAGATACTGAGGTACCACAGACAACTGGTTCGCGGATTTGAAGCACTGCAACGGCAAGAATACGGGCAGCAAGTAGCTGAAGAGGCAACTGGTGACTGGGGACAGATATTCACTGCATTTAATGAGTTGAGTCAAACACTTGCGGAGTATGAGGAAGAGCGTGTCAAGCACAGAAATGAGCTCCAACAGGAACGAGATCGGTTCCGAAGGCTATTTCAGAGCATCCCGGAACCAGCCGTTGTAGTTGAGTATACTGGCAACAAAACACTCATACATAATGTAAACGAGGCGTTTGAGGAGACGTTTGGATATGAGGCATCCAATGCAGTTGGTGGAGACATCAATGACTTCATTGTTCCTGACGGAAGCCTTGAAGAAGCGGAAAGTATTGACCAACTATCATCCTCTGGCAAACAGGTTACCCACGAAGTCCGTCGAGAGGCGGCTGATGGAAAGCGTGACTTTTTGTTACGGTCTACACCGGCTGTAGACGGCGAAGACGAGGTGTATTTCGGCGTGTATATCGATATTACGGACCGCAAGCAGCAGGAACGGGAACTCACCGAGACTAACAGCGTCTTGTCTTCGGTTCTTGACAATATGCCAGTCGGGATTCTGATTGAAGATGCTGATCGAACAATCACGACAGCGAACAAAAAGTTACTTGATATTTTAGATGTGTCTCTGACCCCCAGTGGACTCATCGGCTGCGAGTACGCTGAAATAGCGGAGACTCTGAAGACACAGTTCGCTGATCCAGATCAATTCAATGAAACGGTCAATAAAATACATTCTACGCGAGATGCTGTTTTCGATGAAGAACTGCTGATGGCAGATGGCCGCATTTTAGCTCGGAGCTACGTGTCGTACTCGCTGCCAGATGGAACGGGAAACATTTGGCTGTATCGGGACATCACAAAAAATCGGCAGCGTGAGCGCAAATTACGTGAAACGCTGGAAAAGACGCAGAAACTCATTCAGGCCGAAAGCATCGATGAAGCTGCCACAATTGCGGTCGAGATTGCTAATCAGACACTGTCGTTTCCCCTTAGCAGTGTCCATCTTGAACGAAAGGACGGTGAACTTGAACCTGCAGCCATAACCGATGCATTCGAGGAGGGTGTAGGAGACACACCGGTATACCAGCGGACCGCAGATAACAGTTCGATAGACAAACTGGTTTGGGATGTGTATACTTCAGGAGAAACGCGGGTTCTTACTGATACTGGGGCAGAGATACCAGAGACAATCAGTGGTATGCCCTCTAGTGGTGGGATTATTCAACCAATGACGAATCACGGCGTATTGGTTACACTTGGTGACTCACCTAATAGATTCGATGAATTCGATCAATATCTCGTTGAACTGCTTGGGGCAATTCTAGCCACGACACTTGACCGTATCAATCAGAAGCAACAGATCGAATCACAGCGAGATAATTTGGACCTCCTCAATCAGATTGTTCGGCATGACATCAGGAACGATCTACAGATACTGCTCGGCCGGCTTGATTTACTCGCAGAGCGGGCTAACGACGCTCAGTCGGAACACGTCAACGCTGCGTTGAGATGTGCGGAAAACGCAGTTGAATTGACCCAGTCGGCACGGGAACTGTCCGAGGTACTGCTTCAGAATGGGACTGATAGCAAACCGATTTCACTTAATCGTGTCGTTCGACAGCAGATTGAAGAAATACGCTCAGCAAATACAGATGCGGAAATTACGATTAATGGGTCGATTCCGGACGTTATGATTAGAGCCAACGAAATGTTTGATTCAGTCATTCGCAATCTTCTCAAAAACGCGATCCAACATAATGACAAACAGGACCCTGAAATAACAATTTCGGCGATAGATCAGAAAGAATACGTACAACTACGTATCGCAGACAACGGTCCGGGCGTCCGAGATGCACAGAAAGAGTCGATATTTGGGAAAGGTGAAAAAGAATTAGAAAGCAGCGGGACTGGCATTGGACTGTATCTCGTGAGCACACTGATTGAGAGCTATGGCGGAGATGTATGGGTTGAAGACAACAATCCTAGAGGAGCAGTCTTTGTGATTGAACTGGTAAAGGATAGCTAGCAGCAGACATTACTACCGGCGGGAGGTTGAGGACCTGTATGACGTGGAGTGAAAACAGCGATTTCATACCAATCTGCTCATATATGTAATATTGTAACCGCGAATATGCACGGCCTGACAGCATTTCAACGAGACTTATTGTTCGTAGTCGCTGGAAAATCCAAACCCGCTGGTGTCGCAATCAAAGACGAAATTGAAGAATATTACGAGAAGAAGATTCATTACGGCCGACTTTATCCAAATCTGGATACGCTCATCGACAAAGGTCTCGTCGAGAAAGAGAAGAAAGACGGACGGACGAATGGCTACATAATCACCAATCGTGGGCGTCGAGAGCTTCAAGCCCGGTGCGACTGGGAGAATAAGTACTACAACTGACCAGATTCACGACTGTCGGCAGGCCAGATTTTGTGACTCTCTG encodes:
- a CDS encoding PAS domain S-box protein translates to MKLRTQISILLIVFAVLLSGIVFAGFQLNKESVTGRQLDETTQHSERIAAGLDTRLKGLKRTVRLQATNPAIAAHGTPQQHYALKTMVNETMFNGVSVIHRNGTMTGIAAGLDPETRSELIGSDFSDRHYFQRARNGETYISAPVVADSGNYIVTISTPIYRDGAVVGTLNAALHLQDSSIFRMASKTANRDSSVFIRTQSGNQIYNRSAHLSSDPVTANATVNETGWIVQVQTSRNVLAGDLRTVTIYQLGGIGLVLALISGFGSILYTQILRYHRQLVRGFEALQRQEYGQQVAEEATGDWGQIFTAFNELSQTLAEYEEERVKHRNELQQERDRFRRLFQSIPEPAVVVEYTGNKTLIHNVNEAFEETFGYEASNAVGGDINDFIVPDGSLEEAESIDQLSSSGKQVTHEVRREAADGKRDFLLRSTPAVDGEDEVYFGVYIDITDRKQQERELTETNSVLSSVLDNMPVGILIEDADRTITTANKKLLDILDVSLTPSGLIGCEYAEIAETLKTQFADPDQFNETVNKIHSTRDAVFDEELLMADGRILARSYVSYSLPDGTGNIWLYRDITKNRQRERKLRETLEKTQKLIQAESIDEAATIAVEIANQTLSFPLSSVHLERKDGELEPAAITDAFEEGVGDTPVYQRTADNSSIDKLVWDVYTSGETRVLTDTGAEIPETISGMPSSGGIIQPMTNHGVLVTLGDSPNRFDEFDQYLVELLGAILATTLDRINQKQQIESQRDNLDLLNQIVRHDIRNDLQILLGRLDLLAERANDAQSEHVNAALRCAENAVELTQSARELSEVLLQNGTDSKPISLNRVVRQQIEEIRSANTDAEITINGSIPDVMIRANEMFDSVIRNLLKNAIQHNDKQDPEITISAIDQKEYVQLRIADNGPGVRDAQKESIFGKGEKELESSGTGIGLYLVSTLIESYGGDVWVEDNNPRGAVFVIELVKDS
- a CDS encoding PadR family transcriptional regulator, yielding MHGLTAFQRDLLFVVAGKSKPAGVAIKDEIEEYYEKKIHYGRLYPNLDTLIDKGLVEKEKKDGRTNGYIITNRGRRELQARCDWENKYYN